The following are from one region of the Stigmatella ashevillena genome:
- a CDS encoding restriction endonuclease fold toxin 5 domain-containing protein gives MQRAAVVLLFVFLSGCGTATRSVVRLDTGQGDPLVHTPRRDVEPTAVNEKEFKKAVAQQAPSVPDVERPLEYAGRLFRLPERSGWYRYEGRSQRLMASAPGSTGNLRLLPQEEELKRRYLRWCEQGWGGGDCLRLLMDKPFLDGDAKYALAMAIAHTKVLGAMKEELARMVSPQAVVATVVGGLTLYAILLALPEPVSKGIAALMTLGAIAYLGWDTVWRLMDGWRVLMEEVDQATTFDGIYASGEKFGDTMGEKAARAFVMLGMVALGNTTAGMAATLPKLPGAGQAAMVAETQLNIRWTAPALAQVESVAITAEGVTLALAPNTVAMAARDSAGGKAGAKAPPPGSGGPGKWVQADEYMPEQSRRYQAQVTGAPEGTAYRVKWGNKEVDFDGFDQGVLLEAKGTGYAKWVDNKELNFVEFFEGRNQMLEQARRQFKAANGTPIRWIIAEEKLASALKKMFREARLSIEVVHIPPATPAR, from the coding sequence ATGCAGCGCGCGGCGGTTGTGCTGCTGTTCGTGTTCCTCTCAGGGTGCGGCACCGCAACGAGGAGCGTCGTCCGCTTGGACACAGGCCAGGGCGACCCTCTCGTCCACACTCCGCGTCGCGACGTGGAGCCGACGGCGGTGAACGAAAAAGAGTTCAAGAAGGCCGTCGCACAACAAGCCCCCTCCGTACCGGACGTGGAGCGTCCCCTGGAATACGCCGGGCGGCTGTTCAGACTGCCCGAGCGAAGCGGCTGGTACCGCTACGAGGGCAGGAGCCAGCGCCTCATGGCCTCGGCACCGGGGAGCACCGGGAACCTGCGCCTGTTGCCCCAGGAAGAGGAACTGAAGCGCCGCTACCTGCGGTGGTGCGAGCAAGGGTGGGGAGGTGGAGACTGCCTGCGCCTGCTGATGGACAAGCCCTTCCTGGATGGAGATGCCAAGTACGCGCTGGCCATGGCGATTGCTCACACCAAGGTACTGGGGGCCATGAAGGAGGAACTCGCCCGAATGGTCAGCCCCCAGGCGGTGGTGGCCACGGTTGTCGGTGGCCTGACCCTGTACGCGATCTTGCTCGCACTGCCCGAGCCGGTGAGCAAGGGCATCGCCGCGCTGATGACGCTGGGAGCCATCGCCTACCTGGGCTGGGACACGGTATGGCGCCTGATGGATGGGTGGCGGGTGCTGATGGAGGAAGTGGATCAGGCCACCACCTTCGACGGCATCTATGCCTCCGGAGAGAAGTTTGGAGACACGATGGGTGAAAAGGCGGCACGCGCCTTCGTCATGCTAGGCATGGTGGCCCTGGGGAACACGACGGCAGGGATGGCGGCAACGCTGCCGAAGTTGCCGGGAGCCGGGCAGGCCGCGATGGTGGCCGAGACGCAGTTGAACATCCGCTGGACGGCCCCAGCGCTGGCTCAAGTGGAGTCGGTTGCTATCACTGCCGAGGGCGTCACCCTCGCACTGGCCCCCAACACAGTCGCCATGGCGGCGCGCGACAGCGCAGGCGGCAAGGCTGGCGCGAAGGCACCGCCACCTGGCTCCGGTGGCCCAGGGAAATGGGTCCAGGCGGACGAGTATATGCCCGAGCAGTCGCGCCGCTATCAGGCTCAGGTGACGGGTGCACCCGAAGGCACTGCCTACCGCGTCAAGTGGGGCAACAAGGAGGTGGACTTTGACGGTTTCGACCAGGGGGTGCTGCTTGAGGCCAAGGGCACCGGCTACGCGAAGTGGGTCGATAATAAGGAACTGAACTTCGTCGAGTTCTTCGAGGGGCGCAACCAAATGCTCGAGCAGGCGAGGCGCCAGTTCAAAGCCGCCAACGGAACGCCCATACGGTGGATCATCGCTGAGGAGAAACTCGCAAGTGCACTCAAGAAGATGTTCAGAGAAGCACGCCTCTCGATTGAGGTCGTCCATATTCCCCCTGCAACCCCGGCTCGGTGA
- a CDS encoding immunity 52 family protein, translating to MRETYYAGSYWLARPESAQACAQRAERFFHLLGRCDPAWTRWCETAGSFEEARKRQFVPNTEHFQKLFGTQKKKGDDEFSFHLWTGDSQEETSGVDGACGSADASLPSNCVLRPYKWGPIAERVLTAPVLAEVLRAMALAWEPEWGVVASHQYDDLVSEQVMPAGTSVGWVMYFSRLRGAVPPLPAPARIELVGDKGTLVTLTPEQFTSSTPEHVALAARVHELLDRAGLLRPLQPWPAG from the coding sequence ATGAGAGAAACCTACTACGCTGGCTCTTACTGGCTCGCCCGGCCCGAGTCCGCTCAGGCTTGCGCACAACGCGCGGAGCGTTTTTTCCACCTCCTCGGGCGCTGTGACCCGGCGTGGACCCGCTGGTGTGAGACAGCAGGTTCCTTTGAGGAAGCGCGCAAACGCCAGTTCGTCCCCAACACTGAGCACTTCCAGAAGCTGTTCGGAACTCAGAAGAAGAAGGGCGATGATGAGTTCTCGTTCCACTTATGGACAGGTGACAGCCAAGAAGAAACGTCCGGCGTTGACGGGGCATGTGGTTCAGCGGACGCCTCGCTCCCATCGAACTGCGTGCTCAGGCCCTACAAATGGGGTCCCATCGCGGAGCGAGTGCTCACCGCTCCCGTCCTGGCCGAGGTGTTGCGCGCCATGGCTCTGGCCTGGGAGCCGGAGTGGGGAGTGGTCGCCTCGCATCAATATGACGACCTCGTTTCAGAGCAGGTCATGCCCGCAGGCACCTCGGTGGGCTGGGTGATGTATTTCTCGCGGCTGCGCGGCGCAGTGCCCCCACTGCCTGCCCCCGCGCGCATCGAACTCGTAGGGGACAAGGGTACCCTCGTCACCCTCACTCCCGAGCAGTTCACCTCTTCCACCCCGGAGCACGTCGCGCTGGCCGCACGTGTCCACGAACTGCTGGACCGGGCCGGACTGCTGCGCCCGTTGCAGCCCTGGCCTGCAGGCTGA